Proteins encoded within one genomic window of Pseudomonas cannabina:
- a CDS encoding Hsp70 family protein, translating into MNDQSPARACGIDFGTSNSTVGWQRPGVESLIALEDDKITLPSVVFFNMEERRPVYGRLALHEYLEGYEGRLMRSLKSLLGSKLIKHDTSVLGTAMPFKDLLALFIGELKKRAENTAGREFEQVVLGRPVHFVDDDALADQEAEDTLAEVARKIGFKDVSFQFEPIAAAFDYESTIENEELVLIVDIGGGTSDFSLVRLSPERRQHDDRQQDILATGGVHIGGTDFDKQLSLQGVMPLFGYGSRMKSGAYMPTSHHMNLATWHTINAVYSQKSQLALGSMRYDIEDTGGIDRLFKLIEQRAGHWLAMEVEETKIQLTHAESRHLPMDRVEAGLSVDLNRVMFEAAIDAQLERVRNSVTKLLNDAGVSVEQVNTVFFTGGSSGIPALRNSVSAMLPNARHVEGNIFGSIGSGLAIEAKKRYG; encoded by the coding sequence ATGAATGACCAATCCCCGGCCCGTGCCTGCGGTATCGATTTCGGCACGTCCAACTCCACCGTCGGCTGGCAACGACCCGGCGTGGAATCGTTGATCGCGCTGGAGGACGACAAGATTACCCTGCCCTCGGTGGTGTTCTTCAATATGGAAGAGCGCCGCCCGGTGTATGGCCGCCTGGCGCTTCACGAGTACCTGGAGGGTTACGAAGGCCGCCTGATGCGCTCGCTCAAGAGCCTGCTGGGTTCCAAGCTGATCAAGCACGACACCAGCGTGCTGGGCACGGCAATGCCGTTCAAGGATCTGCTGGCGCTGTTTATCGGCGAGTTGAAGAAGCGCGCCGAGAACACCGCAGGCCGCGAGTTCGAACAGGTTGTGCTGGGTCGCCCGGTGCATTTTGTCGACGACGACGCCCTGGCCGATCAGGAAGCCGAAGACACGCTGGCGGAAGTGGCGCGCAAGATCGGCTTCAAGGACGTGTCTTTCCAGTTCGAGCCTATTGCAGCCGCCTTCGATTACGAGTCCACCATTGAAAACGAAGAGTTGGTGCTGATTGTCGACATCGGCGGCGGTACGTCAGACTTCTCGCTGGTGCGCCTGTCGCCCGAGCGGCGCCAGCATGATGATCGCCAGCAGGACATCCTGGCCACCGGCGGCGTGCACATCGGCGGGACCGACTTCGACAAACAGTTGAGCCTGCAGGGCGTGATGCCGCTGTTCGGCTATGGCAGCCGCATGAAAAGCGGCGCGTACATGCCCACCAGCCACCACATGAACCTGGCGACCTGGCACACCATCAACGCGGTGTACTCGCAGAAGTCCCAACTGGCGCTGGGCAGCATGCGCTACGACATCGAAGACACCGGCGGCATCGATCGCCTGTTCAAGCTGATCGAGCAACGCGCCGGGCATTGGCTGGCCATGGAAGTGGAAGAAACCAAAATCCAGCTGACCCACGCCGAAAGTCGTCATTTACCGATGGATCGAGTGGAAGCCGGGCTGAGCGTGGACCTGAACCGGGTGATGTTCGAAGCCGCCATCGACGCCCAGCTCGAGCGGGTACGCAACAGCGTGACGAAGTTGCTGAATGACGCGGGCGTGAGCGTCGAGCAGGTCAATACGGTGTTCTTCACCGGCGGCTCAAGCGGCATTCCGGCGCTGCGCAACAGCGTATCGGCCATGCTGCCCAACGCACGCCACGTCGAAGGCAACATCTTCGGCAGCATCGGCAGCGGCCTGGCGATCGAAGCGAAGAAGCGTTACGGCTAA
- the cbpA gene encoding curved DNA-binding protein, protein MDFKDYYKILDVEPTADDKAIKTAYRKLARKYHPDVSKEAGAEDKFKEASEAYEVLSSPDKRAEYDELRKYGRQGRPFQTPPGWQSRAGAGAGGFEETADFSEFFSSIFGGRPQQGGRTRNPGRQGQDVEMELAVFLEETLSGESKQVSFKVPQHSPNGQRMSDITKTLNVKIPAGVVDGERIRLKGQGAPGVGGGASGDLYLIIRLAPHPMFEVEGHDLVITVPLAPWEAALGTKVAVPTLTSRLNLTIRPDSQNGQRLRIKGNGLMNKNGERGDLYAQLKIVMPKQSDETTRALWQKLADSAAFDPRAHWKG, encoded by the coding sequence ATGGATTTCAAAGACTACTACAAGATACTTGACGTTGAGCCCACTGCGGACGACAAGGCGATCAAGACCGCCTACCGCAAGCTGGCCCGCAAGTACCATCCCGACGTCAGCAAGGAGGCCGGCGCCGAAGACAAATTCAAGGAAGCGTCCGAAGCCTACGAGGTGCTCAGCAGCCCTGACAAGCGCGCCGAGTACGATGAACTGCGCAAGTACGGTCGACAGGGCCGTCCGTTCCAGACCCCGCCGGGCTGGCAAAGCCGTGCCGGGGCGGGTGCTGGCGGTTTTGAAGAGACGGCGGACTTTTCCGAGTTCTTCAGTTCCATTTTCGGTGGTCGGCCGCAGCAGGGCGGACGCACCCGCAATCCGGGACGCCAGGGTCAGGACGTTGAAATGGAGCTGGCGGTGTTCCTCGAGGAAACGCTGTCCGGGGAGTCCAAGCAGGTCAGTTTCAAGGTGCCTCAGCACAGCCCCAACGGCCAGCGCATGAGCGATATCACCAAGACCCTGAACGTGAAGATTCCAGCGGGCGTGGTCGACGGCGAGCGCATTCGGCTCAAGGGCCAGGGCGCTCCGGGTGTCGGTGGCGGTGCCAGCGGGGATCTGTACCTGATCATCCGCCTTGCACCGCATCCGATGTTCGAGGTCGAAGGCCATGATCTGGTGATCACCGTGCCGCTGGCCCCGTGGGAAGCGGCGCTAGGCACCAAAGTGGCGGTGCCGACCCTGACCAGCAGGCTCAACCTGACCATCCGGCCCGACAGTCAGAACGGTCAACGCCTGCGAATCAAGGGCAATGGCCTGATGAACAAGAATGGCGAGCGCGGCGATTTGTACGCGCAGTTGAAGATCGTCATGCCCAAACAGTCCGACGAGACGACGCGGGCGCTCTGGCAGAAGCTGGCTGACAGCGCTGCGTTCGACCCGCGTGCGCACTGGAAGGGCTGA
- a CDS encoding sensor histidine kinase, with product MRLSEFIVVHVDRIVDEWEDFARTLKPAAETMTKVELRDHAKSILLAAARDMRTAQSKSEEIAKARGEDVHKTPSLDEAACSHGELRHEVGFDLVQMTSEFRHLRASVIRLWVESLTAPQLADFQEVIRFNEAIDEALAESTAAYAERVGRSRDIFLAILGHDLRAPLQAVSMSTELLARKITLDEKTQSYVSRIQNSTRHMGAMVSDLLEFVRSRLGAGLPVERKYMDLASACREAIEEACAGHPDSTPVLNIEGNTKGHWDTGRISQMLQNLIGNALQHGAASHQITVSVTGAENAVVLVVHNEGKPIAEDAIGTIFDPLVRSTEENSETRGTSTSLGLGLFIVKEVVNAHGGSITVTSTIGDGTTFTVVLPKH from the coding sequence ATGCGCCTTTCCGAATTCATCGTTGTTCATGTGGATCGCATTGTCGACGAGTGGGAAGACTTCGCCAGAACCCTGAAACCCGCCGCAGAAACGATGACCAAGGTCGAGCTGCGCGATCATGCCAAGTCGATTCTGCTCGCGGCCGCGCGGGACATGAGAACTGCACAGAGCAAGAGCGAAGAGATCGCCAAGGCCCGTGGCGAAGACGTGCACAAGACGCCGAGCCTGGACGAAGCCGCCTGCAGTCATGGAGAGCTACGTCATGAGGTCGGTTTTGATCTGGTGCAGATGACGTCAGAGTTCCGCCATTTGCGCGCGAGCGTCATCCGTTTGTGGGTCGAAAGCCTGACGGCACCGCAGTTGGCCGACTTTCAGGAAGTGATCCGTTTCAACGAAGCCATCGACGAAGCGCTGGCAGAGTCAACCGCCGCCTACGCCGAGCGCGTCGGACGTTCTCGGGATATCTTTCTGGCCATTCTGGGGCATGATCTGCGCGCGCCGCTTCAGGCCGTCAGCATGTCCACTGAATTGCTGGCACGCAAAATAACGCTGGACGAGAAGACTCAGTCCTACGTTTCGCGCATTCAGAACAGCACTCGCCACATGGGCGCGATGGTCAGCGATCTGCTGGAGTTCGTGCGCAGCCGCCTGGGTGCCGGGCTGCCGGTGGAGCGCAAGTACATGGACCTGGCCAGCGCCTGCCGCGAAGCTATTGAAGAAGCCTGCGCCGGGCATCCGGACTCGACGCCGGTGCTGAACATCGAAGGCAACACCAAGGGCCACTGGGACACTGGACGCATCAGCCAGATGCTGCAGAACCTGATCGGTAACGCCCTGCAACATGGCGCCGCCAGTCACCAGATTACCGTCAGTGTCACCGGCGCCGAGAACGCGGTGGTGCTGGTCGTGCACAACGAAGGCAAGCCCATCGCTGAAGATGCCATCGGCACGATTTTCGATCCGCTGGTGCGCAGCACCGAGGAAAACAGCGAGACACGCGGCACTTCGACCAGCTTGGGCCTAGGTCTGTTCATCGTCAAGGAAGTGGTCAACGCTCACGGCGGCAGCATCACCGTGACCTCGACCATTGGTGATGGCACCACGTTTACCGTGGTGCTGCCAAAACACTGA
- the ureC gene encoding urease subunit alpha — protein MKISRQAYADMFGPTVGDKVRLADTELWVEVEKDFTTYGEEVKFGGGKVIRDGMGQGQLLAADVVDTLITNALIIDHWGIVKADVGIKNGRIAAIGKAGNPDIQPDVTIAVGAATEVIAGEGMILTAGGVDTHIHFICPQQIEEALMSGVTTMIGGGTGPATGTNATTVTPGPWHMARMLQASDSFPMNIGFTGKGNVSLPGPLIEQVKAGAIGLKLHEDWGTTPAAIDNCLSVADDYDVQVAIHTDTLNESGFVETTLAAFKNRTIHTYHTEGAGGGHAPDIIKACGSPNVLPSSTNPTRPFTRNTIDEHLDMLMVCHHLDPSIAEDVAFAESRIRRETIAAEDILHDLGAFSMLSSDSQAMGRVGEVIMRTWQTADKMKKQRGPLPQDGTGNDNFRAKRYIAKYTINPAITHGISHEVGSIEVGKWADLVLWRPAFFGVKPTLILKGGAIAASLMGDANASIPTPQPVHYRPMFASFGSSLHATSLTFISQAAFDAGVPETLGLKKQIGVVKGCRTVQKKDLIHNDYLPDIEVDPQTYQVKADGVLLWCEPADVLPMAQRYFLF, from the coding sequence ATGAAGATAAGCCGACAAGCCTACGCCGACATGTTCGGCCCCACCGTTGGTGACAAGGTTCGGCTGGCGGATACCGAGCTGTGGGTCGAGGTCGAGAAGGACTTCACCACTTATGGTGAAGAAGTGAAGTTCGGCGGGGGCAAGGTTATCCGTGACGGCATGGGCCAGGGCCAGCTGCTCGCTGCAGACGTCGTCGATACGCTGATCACCAATGCCTTGATCATCGACCATTGGGGCATCGTCAAAGCCGACGTGGGCATCAAGAACGGCCGTATCGCGGCCATCGGCAAGGCGGGCAACCCGGACATCCAGCCGGACGTGACCATTGCCGTCGGCGCAGCCACCGAAGTCATTGCCGGTGAAGGCATGATCCTCACCGCAGGCGGCGTCGACACGCACATCCACTTCATCTGCCCGCAGCAAATCGAAGAAGCGCTGATGAGCGGCGTGACTACCATGATCGGCGGTGGCACCGGCCCTGCCACCGGCACCAACGCCACCACCGTCACGCCCGGCCCGTGGCACATGGCACGCATGCTTCAGGCCTCGGACTCGTTTCCGATGAACATCGGCTTCACCGGCAAAGGCAACGTCAGCCTGCCCGGGCCGCTGATCGAACAGGTCAAGGCCGGTGCCATCGGCCTGAAACTTCATGAAGACTGGGGCACGACCCCGGCCGCCATCGACAACTGCCTGAGCGTTGCCGACGACTATGACGTGCAAGTGGCGATTCACACCGACACGTTGAACGAGTCAGGTTTTGTCGAGACCACCCTGGCGGCGTTCAAGAATCGCACGATCCACACCTACCACACTGAAGGTGCCGGTGGCGGTCATGCGCCGGACATCATCAAGGCTTGCGGCTCGCCAAACGTGCTGCCCAGCTCGACCAACCCGACCCGGCCGTTCACCCGCAACACCATCGACGAGCACCTCGACATGCTCATGGTCTGCCACCACCTGGACCCGAGCATCGCCGAAGACGTGGCCTTCGCGGAAAGCCGCATACGCCGCGAGACCATTGCTGCCGAAGACATTCTTCACGACCTGGGCGCGTTTTCGATGCTCAGCTCCGACAGCCAGGCCATGGGCCGGGTTGGCGAAGTGATCATGCGCACCTGGCAAACCGCCGACAAAATGAAGAAACAGCGTGGTCCGCTGCCGCAGGACGGCACCGGCAACGATAACTTTCGCGCCAAGCGCTACATCGCCAAATACACCATCAACCCGGCGATCACCCACGGCATCAGCCATGAAGTGGGCTCCATCGAAGTCGGTAAGTGGGCGGATCTGGTGCTCTGGCGTCCGGCGTTCTTCGGCGTCAAACCGACCCTGATCCTCAAGGGCGGTGCCATCGCCGCCAGCCTGATGGGCGACGCCAATGCCTCGATCCCGACACCGCAACCGGTGCACTACCGCCCGATGTTCGCCAGCTTCGGCAGCTCGCTGCACGCCACCAGCCTGACCTTCATCAGCCAGGCCGCGTTCGACGCAGGCGTGCCAGAAACATTGGGCTTGAAGAAGCAGATCGGCGTGGTCAAAGGCTGCCGCACCGTGCAGAAGAAAGACCTGATCCACAACGACTACCTGCCGGACATCGAAGTCGATCCGCAGACCTATCAAGTGAAGGCCGACGGCGTGCTGCTGTGGTGCGAACCGGCGGATGTACTGCCGATGGCGCAGCGCTATTTCCTGTTCTAG
- a CDS encoding urease subunit beta, whose protein sequence is MIPGQYQIQPGDIELNAGRRTLSLTVANSGDRPIQVGSHFHFFETNDALTFDRAASRGMRLNIPAGTAVRFEPGQSREVELVDLAGLRKVCGFAGRVMGEL, encoded by the coding sequence ATGATCCCTGGTCAATACCAGATCCAGCCCGGCGACATCGAACTCAACGCCGGTCGCCGCACCCTCAGCCTGACCGTCGCCAACAGCGGCGACCGGCCGATTCAGGTGGGCTCGCACTTCCACTTCTTTGAAACCAACGACGCACTGACCTTCGACCGCGCCGCCAGCCGCGGCATGCGCCTGAACATCCCGGCCGGCACCGCCGTGCGCTTCGAACCGGGCCAGTCGCGCGAAGTCGAACTGGTGGATTTGGCCGGATTGCGCAAAGTCTGCGGCTTTGCCGGGCGGGTGATGGGGGAGCTTTAG
- a CDS encoding GNAT family N-acetyltransferase, whose translation MNHAQLRRVTAESFAHYRHGLAQLLFDTVHDGASVGFMADLDMEQAYAWCDGLKADIAAGNLLLWVVAEEENVLASAQLSLCQKPSGLNRAEVQKLMVLPEARGRGLGRQLMDEVEQAAVKHKRGLLHLDTEAGSTAEAFYRSLAYNRVGELPDYCATPDGRYRPTAIYFKTLGQPT comes from the coding sequence ATGAACCACGCACAACTGCGACGTGTCACCGCTGAAAGTTTCGCGCATTACCGCCATGGCCTGGCGCAGTTGCTGTTCGATACGGTTCATGACGGCGCCTCGGTAGGCTTCATGGCCGACCTCGACATGGAGCAGGCGTATGCCTGGTGCGATGGTCTGAAAGCCGATATCGCCGCCGGCAATCTGCTGCTGTGGGTGGTCGCCGAAGAAGAGAACGTACTGGCCAGCGCGCAACTGTCGCTGTGCCAGAAGCCCAGCGGCCTGAACCGCGCCGAAGTGCAGAAACTGATGGTGCTGCCTGAGGCTCGCGGCCGTGGTCTGGGCAGGCAACTGATGGACGAGGTCGAGCAGGCTGCGGTCAAACACAAACGCGGACTGCTGCACCTCGACACCGAGGCAGGCTCGACGGCTGAAGCGTTCTATCGCTCGCTGGCCTACAACCGGGTCGGTGAGTTGCCGGATTACTGCGCCACACCAGACGGTCGCTATCGGCCGACCGCCATTTATTTCAAAACCTTGGGGCAACCGACATGA
- a CDS encoding GNAT family N-acetyltransferase — protein sequence MQELIRDAQPEDLPGILAIYNDAVLNTTAIWNEQPVDLGNRQAWHASRQAQGYPILVAVDSAGEVLGYSSFGDWRPFEGFRHTVEHSVYVRADQRGKGLGPRLMAELIERARTCGKHMMVAAIESGNTASIALHDRLGFRITGQMPQVGTKFGRWLDLTFMQLDLTPGAAPPASQAPASL from the coding sequence ATGCAAGAGCTGATTCGTGATGCACAGCCGGAAGATCTGCCGGGCATTCTGGCCATCTACAACGATGCGGTGCTGAACACCACGGCGATCTGGAACGAGCAGCCGGTCGATCTGGGCAACCGTCAGGCCTGGCACGCGTCTCGCCAGGCTCAGGGTTACCCGATCCTGGTCGCCGTCGACAGCGCAGGCGAAGTACTCGGCTATTCCTCGTTTGGCGACTGGCGGCCGTTCGAGGGCTTTCGTCATACCGTGGAGCATTCGGTGTACGTGCGTGCCGACCAGCGTGGCAAGGGTCTGGGGCCACGCTTGATGGCTGAGTTGATCGAGCGCGCTCGCACCTGCGGCAAGCACATGATGGTGGCCGCCATCGAAAGCGGTAACACGGCCTCCATTGCCCTGCACGATCGTCTAGGCTTCAGGATCACCGGCCAGATGCCGCAAGTCGGCACCAAGTTCGGCCGCTGGCTGGACCTGACGTTCATGCAGCTTGACCTGACGCCCGGCGCTGCGCCGCCCGCCTCACAAGCACCTGCATCCCTTTAG
- the ureA gene encoding urease subunit gamma: MDLTPREKDKMLIFTAGLVAERRLARGVKLNYPEAMAYISAALLEGARDGQTVADLMHYGTTLLSRDQVMEGIPEMIPEIQVEATFPDGTKLVTVHQPIA; encoded by the coding sequence ATGGACCTGACGCCACGCGAAAAAGACAAGATGCTGATTTTCACCGCCGGGCTGGTTGCCGAACGGCGCCTGGCACGCGGCGTGAAGCTCAACTACCCGGAAGCCATGGCCTACATCTCGGCGGCGTTACTGGAAGGTGCGCGTGACGGGCAGACCGTCGCTGATCTGATGCACTACGGCACCACCCTGCTGAGCCGCGATCAGGTCATGGAAGGCATCCCGGAAATGATTCCGGAAATCCAGGTAGAGGCCACCTTCCCGGACGGCACCAAGCTGGTCACCGTGCACCAGCCGATTGCCTGA
- a CDS encoding urease accessory protein UreD: MNLPAPTALFTPSWHAELELGYGRFDDGTRPTQRRHKGPLRVQKHLYAEGPEVCQHIIVHPPGGIAGGDRLDISVNVGTDAWAQLTSPGAAKWYRAASPAFQQLALHVQPGATLEWLPQETIVFSNAQAELTTRIELHGDARLCYWDVVALGRPASGERFEHGHFQSHLDIRRDGALLWHERQRIIGADRLLYSPVGLDGKTVFATLLMTGEVASDLLEECRSLSMPNPVRGNLTQLPGLIVARCLADEALHARAWLIQIWKRLRPALLGREAVTPRIWNT, encoded by the coding sequence ATGAATCTGCCAGCACCTACTGCCCTGTTCACACCCAGCTGGCACGCCGAGCTGGAACTGGGCTATGGCCGTTTCGATGACGGCACGCGCCCGACCCAACGGCGCCACAAAGGGCCGTTGCGGGTACAAAAACATCTGTACGCCGAAGGGCCTGAGGTGTGCCAGCACATCATCGTTCACCCTCCGGGCGGAATCGCCGGCGGCGACCGGCTGGACATTTCAGTCAACGTCGGCACCGATGCCTGGGCGCAACTGACCAGCCCTGGCGCCGCCAAATGGTATCGCGCCGCCAGCCCTGCGTTTCAACAGTTGGCGCTGCATGTCCAGCCCGGCGCGACGCTTGAATGGCTGCCCCAGGAAACCATCGTGTTCAGCAACGCCCAGGCAGAACTCACCACGCGCATCGAACTGCACGGCGATGCCCGGTTATGCTATTGGGACGTCGTGGCGCTGGGGCGTCCGGCCAGCGGCGAGCGTTTCGAGCATGGCCACTTTCAGTCACATCTGGACATCCGGCGTGACGGCGCATTGCTCTGGCATGAACGGCAACGCATTATCGGCGCTGACCGGCTGCTGTATTCGCCTGTCGGGCTGGATGGCAAAACGGTGTTCGCCACCCTGCTGATGACCGGTGAAGTGGCCAGCGACCTGCTTGAAGAATGCCGCTCGCTGTCGATGCCCAATCCGGTCCGCGGTAACCTGACTCAGTTGCCGGGCTTGATAGTCGCGCGCTGCCTGGCTGACGAAGCCTTGCACGCCAGGGCCTGGCTGATACAAATCTGGAAACGCCTGCGGCCTGCCCTGCTGGGACGCGAGGCGGTAACACCAAGAATCTGGAATACCTGA
- the urtE gene encoding urea ABC transporter ATP-binding subunit UrtE has protein sequence MLQVEKLHQYYGGSHILRGLSFDVKVGEVTCLLGRNGVGKTTLLRVLMGLLPSKEGSVHWEGKAITGFKTHQRVHAGIAYVPQGREIFGRLTVEENLLMGLSRFPGSEAKEVPAFIYELFPVLLQMKHRRGGDLSGGQQQQLAIGRALASRPRLLILDEPTEGIQPSVIKEIGAVIKKLAERGDMAILLVEQFYDFAAELADQYLVMSRGEIVQQGRGENMEADGVRGLVTI, from the coding sequence ATGCTTCAGGTCGAAAAGCTCCACCAATATTACGGCGGCAGCCACATTCTTCGCGGTCTGTCGTTTGATGTGAAGGTCGGCGAAGTCACCTGCCTGCTGGGCCGCAACGGTGTCGGTAAAACAACGCTGTTGCGTGTACTGATGGGCCTGCTGCCGTCAAAAGAAGGCTCGGTGCATTGGGAAGGCAAAGCCATTACGGGTTTCAAGACGCATCAGCGCGTGCACGCCGGTATTGCCTACGTGCCGCAGGGGCGGGAGATCTTCGGGCGGCTGACGGTTGAGGAGAACCTGCTGATGGGCCTGTCACGCTTTCCCGGCTCGGAAGCCAAAGAGGTGCCGGCGTTCATCTACGAACTGTTCCCGGTGTTGCTGCAAATGAAGCATCGTCGGGGCGGTGATCTGTCTGGCGGTCAACAGCAGCAGCTGGCGATTGGCCGGGCGCTGGCAAGCCGCCCGCGCCTGCTGATTCTCGATGAGCCCACGGAAGGTATTCAGCCGTCGGTGATCAAGGAAATCGGCGCGGTGATCAAGAAGCTGGCCGAGCGCGGTGACATGGCGATTCTGCTGGTAGAACAGTTCTACGATTTTGCCGCAGAGCTGGCCGATCAGTATCTGGTGATGTCGCGGGGCGAGATCGTTCAGCAGGGCCGGGGCGAGAACATGGAGGCCGACGGTGTACGCGGTCTGGTCACCATTTGA
- the urtD gene encoding urea ABC transporter ATP-binding protein UrtD, with protein sequence MKTTPTPSFMLEPVLAPNSDAGTSRDAVGLGKSAGKGLNTRHGTILTLEDISVSFDGFKALNDLNLYIGVGELRCIIGPNGAGKTTLMDVITGKTRPSHGKAWFGETLDLTQMSEVQIAQSGIGRKFQKPTVFEALSVFENLELAQKTDKSVWASLRARLSGEQQDRIDEVLETIRLTSSMHRPAGLLSHGQKQFLEIGMLLVQDPQLLLLDEPVAGMTDAETEFTAELFKGLAGKHSLMVVEHDMGFVGSIADHVTVLHQGSVLAEGSLNDVQADERVIEVYLGR encoded by the coding sequence ATGAAAACCACTCCGACCCCGTCATTCATGCTCGAACCGGTGCTGGCCCCTAACTCCGACGCCGGCACCAGCCGCGATGCGGTAGGCCTAGGCAAAAGCGCAGGCAAAGGGCTGAACACGCGGCATGGCACGATCCTTACGCTGGAAGACATCAGTGTCAGTTTTGACGGTTTCAAGGCGCTGAATGACCTGAATCTGTACATCGGCGTGGGCGAGCTGCGCTGCATCATCGGCCCCAACGGCGCAGGCAAGACCACGTTGATGGACGTCATTACCGGCAAGACCCGCCCCAGCCACGGCAAGGCCTGGTTCGGCGAAACGCTGGACCTGACGCAGATGAGCGAAGTGCAGATTGCCCAGTCCGGGATTGGCCGCAAATTTCAGAAACCCACGGTGTTCGAAGCCCTGAGCGTGTTCGAAAACCTGGAACTGGCGCAGAAGACCGATAAATCGGTATGGGCCAGCCTGCGTGCACGCCTGAGTGGCGAACAGCAGGACCGGATCGATGAAGTGCTGGAAACCATCCGCCTGACCAGCTCGATGCATCGCCCGGCGGGCTTGCTGTCGCACGGTCAGAAGCAGTTTCTGGAAATCGGCATGTTGCTGGTTCAGGACCCGCAGCTTTTGCTGCTCGACGAGCCGGTGGCAGGCATGACCGACGCCGAAACCGAATTCACCGCCGAACTGTTCAAGGGCCTCGCCGGCAAGCACTCACTGATGGTGGTGGAACACGACATGGGCTTCGTCGGCTCGATTGCCGACCACGTCACCGTGCTCCATCAAGGCAGCGTGCTGGCCGAAGGCTCACTGAACGACGTCCAGGCCGACGAACGTGTGATTGAAGTGTACTTGGGGCGCTGA